The genomic stretch AGTCTAGAAGTCCATGACTCCACAATGTATACAGGAGATAAATGGAAAGCAGAAGACAACTTTGATAATGCTACAGATAAAAAAGGTGACCAAATTCCTTTCAAAGATGTAACTGTAACCGGACAAGTTGATTCTAAAACAGCAGGCACGTATGAAATAAGCTATATCTATGATGGATTGAAAAAAGTAGCACGAATTACTGTAATCAAAAATCAAGCACAAATCACTGTAAAAGATAGCGTCATTCCATACGGAGGAAAATGGGAAGCAGAAGCTAATTTTATAGGTGCGACAAACCGAGATGGTGTAGCAATTCCTTTCTCCAAAATTAAAGTAGATGGTACAGTAGATGTAAATAAAGCTGGTACGTACAAAGTGATTTATACGTATGATCCGAATGAAGGAACAGCGGATGCAGGTAAGAAAGAACTTTCTGTTACAGCTAATATTCAAGTAGAAGCAGAATTTGTAAAACCTATAAAACCAGTTGACCCATCAAAACCAACAGATCCTAAAAAACCATCAACAGAAAAAACACCATTGAAAGTAGTTGATAACAAGCAACATACTGCAACATATGAAGCAGCAAAACCATTACCAAAAACAGGAGACCAAACAAATAATTGGGTAATCTGGACAGGCATTTGCTTGCTAAGTATGAGCATGCTTCTATGGGTGGTAATGAGAGGAAGAAAGAAAAACTATCAGTAAGAGGAACCAACAGATAAAGGAAAGACAATAAGAAGGTAAACTAAATACCGACCAGATTTTTCTGGTCGGTATTTTTTTATCGAGAAATATAGAAGTTAATTGATGTTTTTTTGAGGTAATGCTACTGATTTGTTAATTCAGTACAACCACCAAATCACCATTCCAACAGTCCAAACCATCGCAAGCGGCACTAAAATCCGGAACTTTGGTTTTTGGGTTTTATGGTGAAATAGTTGCATCGACATCCAGCTACCAAACGCCCCACCAAGAAAAGCGGTGAAAAGCAGTACAGATTCAGGTATCCGGTAAGCGTGTTTAATTGCTTTCCGTTTATCAACAGCGAATAATAGAAAAGAAACAAGCGTTATCGCGATTAAATATATCGTTAAAATCATTTAGAAATCCCCCTTCATTGCTAAAACAAACTTTATTGATTAGAATAAAAGCATACCATAAAAGAAAGCAGGGATAAAATGGCAAAAGAAATTATTCAAACATCGTCAGCCCCAAAAGCACTTGGACCATACTCGCAAGCTGTAAAAGTGAATGGACTTATTTTTACATCAGGTCAACTCGGTATTAACCCGGAAACCGGCGAATTAGCAGATGGCACGACAAAACAAGCCGAGCAAGCTTTTAAAAATATAGCAGCAGTATTAGCAGAAGCTGGTTCTGGACTGGACAAAATTATTAAAGCAACTGTTTTCTTCAAAGATTTAAATGAATTTAAGGCCGTGAATGAAGTGTATGCGACATTCTTTTCTAGTGATTTTCCCGCGAGAAGTGCTTTCCAAGTAGCAAAATTACCGCTTGATGCTGCAATTGAAATCGAAGTTATCGCAGAAGCATAAATATTCAGAAATAAATTTGACAACCACAAGAAATAAACGATATAATAAGAACCAATTACATAGCAACTTATCAAGAAAGGTGGAGGGTTCTGGCCCCGTGAAGCCTTGGCAACCGGAAGTTTCACGGTGCCAAATCCAGCAGGTAACACTGACAGATAAGGCACGCGAATCAGGTAAATTACTCTTTCCCTTAAAAGCTGTCTTTTAAGGGAAAGTTTTTTTATACATAAAAATAATGAGAATTGAGGCGAAGAAAATGAATCAACTAGCACCATTTTATGCAGATCATGTGGGAAGTATATTAAGAACAAAGGGAATTAAGGACGCACGAGAGAAATTCCAAAGTGGTGAAATAACAGTCTCAGAGTTGCGCAAAATCGAAAATACAGAAATTAAATATATCGTTGAAAAACAGAAAGAAGTGGGCTTAAAATCAATCACAGATGGCGAATTTCGTCGTGCGTGGTGGCATTTTGACTTCTTGGAAAATTTGGACGGGGTAGAAGGGTACGATGCGGCTGGAGGTATTCAATTCAGCAAAGTCCAAACAAAATCACATTCGGTAAAAATTACCGGACCAATTGACTTTACGACACATCCATTTATAGAAGATTTTATTTTTCTTAAAGAGGCTGTGGGTGACAAGCATGTCGCGAAACAAACTATTCCAAGCCCAGCGATGCTTCATTATCGTGGGGATATAGAGTATCAGCCTTATTTAGATGATGCGGAGAAGTTTGCCAAAGATTTAGCTGTTGCGTATCAAAAAGCGATTCAAGCATTTTATGATGCCGGTTGTCGGTACTTGCAATTAGATGATACGTCGTGGAGTTATTTATGCTCTGATGAACAGCGTGAAGTCGTTCGCCAGAGAGGTTTTGACCCAGATACTTTACAAGAAACATATAAAAATCTTATCAATGATGCTATCAAATATAAACCAGCTGATATGGTCATTACGATGCACATTTGTCGTGGGAATTTCCGCTCCACTTGGATTGCAGAGGGCGGCTATGGCCCCGTTGCAGAAACGTTATTTGGCAAACTAAATATCGATGGTTTCTTTTTGGAGTATGATAATGAACGTTCTGGAGATTTTGCGCCACTAAAAAATGTCACCCGTCCAGACTTGAAAATCGTTCTAGGCTTAATTACATCCAAAACAGGTGAATTAGAGGACGAGGCAGCCATTAAAGCACGGATTGAAGAAGCGAGTGAAATTGTGCCTCTAAGCCAGTTGCGCTTAAGCCCGCAATGCGGTTTCGCCTCGACAGAAGAAGGCAATATTTTGACGGAAGAAGAGCAGTGGGATAAATTGCGATATGTTGTCCGGCTTGCGAAAGATATCTGGGGCGAATAATAAATGAGGAGAACTAGCCGAAGAGTTTGTGCTAGTTCTTTTTGTGTCTTTACAAAAAGGATGACTAGGGATAGAATAGATGTTCTAGAAGGAGGGGGAGCCCTTTGGACGATAAATTACAAAAGAAATTGACCTTATTACCTGAATCACCAGGTTGTTATATTTATAGAGATGAAAATAATGAAATTCTTTATATTGGTAAATCTAAATGTTTGAAAAACCGTGTAAAGTCTTATTTTCATAGCAAACAAATTGGGAAAACTGCAAGACTTGTTAGGCAAATTCGAGATTTAGAATTAATTATTACAACCTCCGAAAAAGAAGCTTTACTACTCGAAATGATCTTAATTCAAAAATACCAGCCACCTTTTAATATCCAGCTAAAAGAAGGAACGAGCTACCCATATATCAAAATTACGAACGAAAAAAATCCGCATATCGAAGTTGTGTTTGAAGTAAAGCGAGACGGCGCGCATTATTTTGGTCCTTATCCAGGTCGTTTTTCCGCAAGACAGACGGTGGACCTAATTGAAAAATTGTTTCCACTTTGTCGATGTGACGGTAAGCCAGGACGACCATGTTTGTACTACCATCTTGGATTATGCTTAGGTCCATGCCAAGCCGAAATTGATCCGGCAGTTTATAAAAAACAGATCCATAAAATTAGTCGTTTTCTTGAAGGCGACGTGAAAAATGTGAAGGATAAACTACTGGGGGACATGTTAACTGCAACCGAAAATCTTGAATTCGAAAGGGCGGCAGAACTTCGAGATAAAATACACGCTATTAATGAGACAATCGAAAAGCAACATATTATTTTTCCTGGCCTAAAAAATCGGGATATCATTGGTTGCTATGAACAAGATAACCATTTAAGTGTCTTCGTTTTCTTCGTTCGAAATGGCGCAATCAATGGAAGTAAATGGCACGTTTTCCAAATTGAAAAATCCCTTCAAGAAGATTTAGCCAAATTTCTCAATCAATTTTATAAAGATCCTAACAATATTCGACCAAAAGAGTTGTTAATCGCTGAAAAAATAGATAAGAGCTTACTGAATGAGCAGCTTAGAAAAGCTTGTTTATTTCCACAAAAAGGCGGTAAGAAGAAACAAGTAGACCTGGCTATCGAAAATGCGAAAAGTGCTTATATTGCTTACGCAAAAATGAAAGAATATGATTTTGAAATACAACTAAACAATCATTAGAAGCTAATTTTTAACGATTAGCTTCTTCTCTTTGTTGTGTTGAAAATCTTATCTTAAATAACTATGGTCAATAACCTACCCTTATGGTAAAATCTTACGAGTACGGAAAAAATTTATGCTACATAAAACATTTAATTAAAGTTAAACACATATAGAGGGAGGACACAATATGAAGAAATTTTCACGCTTCATACTAATGATGGCAATCGCTTGTGTTGCCGCATTTATTTTCACAGGAAACGGGTTAAATGCAAAAGCTGCGGAAGAAACTTACTTGATTGGTACAGACACAACCTTTGCACCTTTTGAATTTGAGAAAGATGGAGAACATGTCGGAATTGATATGGACATCCTAAAAGCAATTGCAAAAGACCAAAATTTTAAATATGAAATTAAAGCAATGGGATTCAATGCAGCGGTACAAGCACTAGAAGCTAACCAAGTAGACGGTGTTATCGCTGGGATGAGTATTACAGACGAACGTAAGCAAAAGTTTGATTTCTCCGATCCATACTTTGATTCTGGTGTCGTTATGGGGATTTTGAAAGATAACGACGAAATCAAAACTTACGACGACTTAAAAGGAAAAAAAGTAGCTGTTAAAACAGGTACAGAAGGTTACGCCTTCGCAGAAAAAATCAAAGATAAATACGACTTTGATATTGTTGTGTTTGATGACTCAGCTCAAATGTATGACGATGTTAAAACAAGAAATTCTGTAGCATGTTTTGATGATTATCCCGTACTAGCTTACGGCGTTCAAACAGGTAACGGTTTAAAAATTGTTACTGAGAAAGAAAAAGGAAACTCCTATGGTTTTGCTGTCAACAAAGGCAAAAATCAAGAACTTTTAGAGAAATTCAATGCTGGATTAGTTAATATTAAAGCAAGCGGCGAATATGATAAAATTTTAGAAAACTACTTAGGTAAAAATGCGATTAAAGAAAATACAACTGAAAAAGGCTTTATGGGAATTATTAAATCTTCTTGGCCAGCACTATTATCCGGTTTGTGGTTGACGATTAGATTAGCCGTAGTTTCGCTAATAATCGCCTTCATTATTGGGATTACATTCGGATTTATGAAAGTGAGCAATAGCAAAATCTTGCGCGGGATTGCGACTGTTTATGTCGATATCTTCCGTGGAACACCATTAATTGTACAAGCATTCTTCTTCTACTTTGGTATTCCAGCAGCACTTGATTTCAGGATGCCTGTATTCTTAGCCGGGGTTATCGCGCTAAGCTTGAACGCCGGTGCCTACATGGTCGAAATCGTTCGCGGTGGTATTCAATCAGTCGACAAAGGACAAATGGAAGCAGCAAGAAGTCTTGGTTTACCACATAAAAAAGCTATGATGAAAGTTGTTCTACCGCAAGCAATTCGAATGATGATTCCATCCTTTATTAACCAATTTGTTATCACGCTTAAAGATACATCAATTATGTCGGCCATTGGACTCGTCGAACTAACACAATCGGGTAAAATCATTATGGCGCGTACATTCGAAAGTACTTGGACATGGCTAATCATCGGAATTATGTACCTTATCGTTATTACCATTTTAACGAAAATATCCGATCGTTTAGAAAGGAGATTACGAAATGACTAAACTTAAAGTAACTGGACTGAAAAAGAGTTTTGGCGCAAATGAAGTCTTAAAAGGCATTGATATAGAAGTAAAAGAAGGCGAAGTAGTTTGTGTCATCGGACCTTCTGGATCTGGTAAAAGTACATTTCTTCGTTGTATGAATAACTTGGAAGAAATTACTGCTGGCGAAGTAGTGGTCGATGATTTTAATATTACGGATAAAAAAGTGGACATCAATAAAGTTCGCGAAAATATCGGCATGGTTTTCCAACATTTTAATCTTTTCCCGCATTTGTCTGTTTTAGAAAATATCACATTAGCACCTGTTGAATTGAAAAAAATGGATAAAGAAGCCGCGAAAAGTAATGCTTTACGTTTATTAGAACAAGTTGGCTTACGAGAAAAAGCAGAAGAATTTCCTAATCAACTGTCTGGTGGACAAAAACAACGGGTGGCGATTGCGAGAGCACTTGCAATGGATCCTGATATTATGTTGTTCGATGAGCCAACGTCAGCGCTTGATCCAGAAATGGTAGGGGAAGTTTTAGGCGTTATGAAAGAATTAGCTAAAGGCGGCATGACGATGATGATTGTTACACACGAAATGGGTTTTGCTCGTGAAGTTGGCGACCGAGTTATCTTTATGGATGGTGGCTATATTGTTGAAGAAGGCAAGCCGGCTGATATTTTTGATAACCCAACCAACGAAAGAACGATTAGTTTCTTAGATAAAGTATTATAAACAAAAAGCAAGATGACTCTGGAATTTCCAAAAGCATCTTGCTTTTTTTTACTTTAAATTAGGACTTTTTCTGTTTTTCGATTGTTGTTCATAGGAATACCCCATATTTAATAAGGTTGTATCACTATTTCTAGCTGTAATAAAAGTTAAGCTAATCGGTTGATTTGTTTCTTCATCATAGCCAGCTGGGATAGTCAGTTCTGGGTTTCCTGCAATGGGTGCTAGAAACGTCACGGAACCTCCCATGCCAATTGTTACGACCGCATCCAGTTTATCTTTTTGAAGCATAGAGTCAAGTTCGTTTTGCGCCTCCTGAATCAAATTACTCGCCAAACTGTCTGCTTGTAGCTTCGTAGTTGTGCTTTGTTGTGATTTGACAAGTTCGGATTGGCCGTATTTCATATTTCTCGCTGGGTTGGTCTGATTAAATTGAATAATTGATTCTAACGTCGTCATAGGAGCGTTGTTCACATTCAAAAACTGATTCAAATCATGTTTAAAGTCAGCATTTAGTAATAAGGCATAATCAGTATCTAACTGTTCAAATTCACCTACTGCAACACCTTCAATGATAATAGCACCTGCTTTTTTCAAATCATATTTTATTTTTTTTATAACTGCTGTTTCTTCATTGCTTTCGCCATCCGCTAAAAGACCGATACGTTTACCTTGAAGAGAATCCGTAGAAAGCGGTGGATTGGAAGTAGTATTTATTAGAGCATTTGTCGTCAAATAGGCATCATTAACAGTTCTTGTTAGTGGTCCGGGTGTATCAAATCTGCTTGATAAGGGAATAATACCTTTGTTATTTATTAAACCTTGAGATGGCTTATACCCAACAGCAGATTGAGCAGACGCAGGT from Listeria monocytogenes ATCC 19117 encodes the following:
- a CDS encoding amino acid ABC transporter ATP-binding protein produces the protein MTKLKVTGLKKSFGANEVLKGIDIEVKEGEVVCVIGPSGSGKSTFLRCMNNLEEITAGEVVVDDFNITDKKVDINKVRENIGMVFQHFNLFPHLSVLENITLAPVELKKMDKEAAKSNALRLLEQVGLREKAEEFPNQLSGGQKQRVAIARALAMDPDIMLFDEPTSALDPEMVGEVLGVMKELAKGGMTMMIVTHEMGFAREVGDRVIFMDGGYIVEEGKPADIFDNPTNERTISFLDKVL
- the uvrC gene encoding excinuclease ABC subunit UvrC; the protein is MDDKLQKKLTLLPESPGCYIYRDENNEILYIGKSKCLKNRVKSYFHSKQIGKTARLVRQIRDLELIITTSEKEALLLEMILIQKYQPPFNIQLKEGTSYPYIKITNEKNPHIEVVFEVKRDGAHYFGPYPGRFSARQTVDLIEKLFPLCRCDGKPGRPCLYYHLGLCLGPCQAEIDPAVYKKQIHKISRFLEGDVKNVKDKLLGDMLTATENLEFERAAELRDKIHAINETIEKQHIIFPGLKNRDIIGCYEQDNHLSVFVFFVRNGAINGSKWHVFQIEKSLQEDLAKFLNQFYKDPNNIRPKELLIAEKIDKSLLNEQLRKACLFPQKGGKKKQVDLAIENAKSAYIAYAKMKEYDFEIQLNNH
- a CDS encoding DUF1294 domain-containing protein: MILTIYLIAITLVSFLLFAVDKRKAIKHAYRIPESVLLFTAFLGGAFGSWMSMQLFHHKTQKPKFRILVPLAMVWTVGMVIWWLY
- a CDS encoding RidA family protein; translated protein: MAKEIIQTSSAPKALGPYSQAVKVNGLIFTSGQLGINPETGELADGTTKQAEQAFKNIAAVLAEAGSGLDKIIKATVFFKDLNEFKAVNEVYATFFSSDFPARSAFQVAKLPLDAAIEIEVIAEA
- a CDS encoding amino acid ABC transporter substrate-binding protein/permease, coding for MKKFSRFILMMAIACVAAFIFTGNGLNAKAAEETYLIGTDTTFAPFEFEKDGEHVGIDMDILKAIAKDQNFKYEIKAMGFNAAVQALEANQVDGVIAGMSITDERKQKFDFSDPYFDSGVVMGILKDNDEIKTYDDLKGKKVAVKTGTEGYAFAEKIKDKYDFDIVVFDDSAQMYDDVKTRNSVACFDDYPVLAYGVQTGNGLKIVTEKEKGNSYGFAVNKGKNQELLEKFNAGLVNIKASGEYDKILENYLGKNAIKENTTEKGFMGIIKSSWPALLSGLWLTIRLAVVSLIIAFIIGITFGFMKVSNSKILRGIATVYVDIFRGTPLIVQAFFFYFGIPAALDFRMPVFLAGVIALSLNAGAYMVEIVRGGIQSVDKGQMEAARSLGLPHKKAMMKVVLPQAIRMMIPSFINQFVITLKDTSIMSAIGLVELTQSGKIIMARTFESTWTWLIIGIMYLIVITILTKISDRLERRLRND
- a CDS encoding 5-methyltetrahydropteroyltriglutamate--homocysteine S-methyltransferase, with the protein product MNQLAPFYADHVGSILRTKGIKDAREKFQSGEITVSELRKIENTEIKYIVEKQKEVGLKSITDGEFRRAWWHFDFLENLDGVEGYDAAGGIQFSKVQTKSHSVKITGPIDFTTHPFIEDFIFLKEAVGDKHVAKQTIPSPAMLHYRGDIEYQPYLDDAEKFAKDLAVAYQKAIQAFYDAGCRYLQLDDTSWSYLCSDEQREVVRQRGFDPDTLQETYKNLINDAIKYKPADMVITMHICRGNFRSTWIAEGGYGPVAETLFGKLNIDGFFLEYDNERSGDFAPLKNVTRPDLKIVLGLITSKTGELEDEAAIKARIEEASEIVPLSQLRLSPQCGFASTEEGNILTEEEQWDKLRYVVRLAKDIWGE